A single genomic interval of bacterium harbors:
- a CDS encoding P-loop NTPase fold protein, whose protein sequence is MRIKLKKDWDIPIQPPTLESNGIGHFAGRKREVELLVNEILHKNQGSILVGGYRGVGKTSTVYKALSEAKSKEKNLIVVLLNAAQLEAESYVKTEGHNQNKIAPEKIIQNLIRRLYSTTKDSNSINKTLKENIENLYRKAIASEFKLKENYQKQTEFLSEVEKEENSEILLSEKNIKILIFLVSFVFAAIFQVFKLTPWDMLNKILPLFLAFPIPYAINISYKRRKIQRTKNELKGAAEELYQFDNNIGNLEFDLEEIHKELHNNGKKLVYVIDELDKLDPEQVKNVLKFFKNLFTLSKALFIFVGGEELFSEMKKKPEKPEIYRTKEYTYFTSKYFFARPMWKDLNEYINEIIEEKEIDNDNFENLKHSLTFNAINDFFDLITIIKDRIIKFDKDGYSIIEMDNFSNDDILKFQLHKLLTLVFEEKYLSYEHSQWYENENILRALYSHIRDNILSQYSGHSFQDSSIDSTTFSAIRDFNALLYRLGILNIISEMPQNIRGLPVQIRTYQYTGNINITPPSKLDEPSEIEKRFINEFKKYCEYIISVSNIVLSQQNKPQLKDENFWINPTNYTQMVTDFGFNATSVFNSYHSIYKTLISMKPPYLYRREIIEENTKQMLSFTDNMFSNLFIILSNIIRNVFSTLNLQIQRVPQNSNLFSGSAAQVRDIIQHYSHQVIFKPDYSRQILLLPFNPSIKDKLHQMKKVIEDNAATHNILIIGSDEEKLGIKGVYQINYETPSKLLSSSNNFLLYLNNKFFKI, encoded by the coding sequence ATGAGAATTAAATTAAAGAAAGATTGGGATATTCCAATTCAACCGCCGACTTTAGAATCAAATGGAATTGGTCATTTTGCGGGGAGAAAAAGAGAAGTCGAATTATTAGTCAATGAAATTTTGCATAAAAACCAGGGATCAATCTTAGTGGGTGGTTATAGGGGAGTTGGCAAGACTTCAACTGTTTATAAAGCACTATCTGAAGCAAAAAGTAAAGAAAAGAATCTTATTGTTGTTCTTTTAAATGCGGCTCAATTAGAAGCCGAAAGTTATGTAAAAACTGAGGGGCACAATCAAAATAAAATAGCACCAGAAAAAATTATTCAAAATCTAATTCGCAGATTGTATTCAACAACAAAAGATTCAAATTCAATAAACAAAACATTAAAAGAAAACATAGAAAATCTTTACAGAAAAGCAATTGCAAGCGAATTCAAGCTTAAAGAAAACTACCAAAAACAAACAGAATTTTTATCGGAAGTTGAAAAAGAAGAAAATTCCGAGATATTATTATCAGAAAAAAACATTAAAATTCTAATTTTTTTGGTCTCTTTTGTTTTTGCAGCGATTTTTCAAGTTTTCAAATTAACTCCTTGGGATATGTTAAATAAAATACTTCCTCTTTTCCTTGCCTTTCCAATTCCATACGCTATTAATATTTCATACAAAAGGCGCAAGATACAAAGGACTAAAAACGAACTAAAAGGGGCTGCGGAGGAACTCTATCAATTTGATAATAACATAGGAAATCTTGAATTCGATTTAGAGGAAATACATAAAGAGCTCCACAATAATGGGAAAAAACTTGTATATGTTATAGATGAGTTAGATAAATTGGATCCAGAGCAAGTAAAGAACGTTCTGAAATTTTTCAAGAATTTATTTACACTTTCAAAAGCATTATTTATTTTTGTTGGAGGAGAAGAGCTTTTTTCAGAGATGAAGAAGAAACCAGAAAAACCTGAAATTTACAGGACAAAAGAATACACTTATTTTACTTCAAAATATTTTTTTGCTCGTCCTATGTGGAAGGACTTAAATGAATATATTAATGAAATAATAGAAGAGAAAGAAATAGACAATGATAATTTTGAGAACCTAAAACATTCCTTAACTTTTAATGCAATAAATGATTTTTTTGATTTAATTACTATAATAAAAGATAGGATTATTAAATTTGATAAAGATGGCTATAGCATTATTGAAATGGATAACTTTAGCAATGATGACATTCTTAAGTTTCAATTACATAAACTGCTCACTTTAGTTTTTGAAGAAAAATACTTATCTTATGAACATTCACAATGGTATGAAAATGAAAATATATTAAGAGCACTGTATTCACATATTAGAGATAATATATTATCCCAATATTCAGGACATAGTTTCCAAGATTCTTCGATAGATTCTACTACATTTTCTGCAATTAGAGATTTCAATGCTCTTTTGTATAGATTAGGTATCCTTAATATAATCAGTGAAATGCCACAAAATATCAGGGGGCTACCAGTCCAGATAAGAACCTACCAATATACGGGAAATATAAATATAACCCCTCCATCAAAACTCGATGAGCCAAGTGAAATAGAGAAAAGGTTTATTAATGAATTTAAAAAGTATTGCGAATATATAATTTCAGTAAGTAATATTGTTCTTTCTCAACAGAATAAACCGCAACTGAAAGACGAAAATTTTTGGATAAACCCGACTAATTATACTCAAATGGTTACCGATTTTGGATTTAATGCTACTAGTGTGTTTAATTCATATCATTCTATATACAAAACTCTTATTTCAATGAAACCTCCTTACCTATACAGAAGAGAGATAATAGAAGAAAACACAAAACAAATGTTGAGTTTTACCGATAATATGTTTTCAAATCTTTTCATAATATTATCCAATATCATTCGAAATGTATTTTCTACTTTGAATCTCCAAATTCAACGAGTTCCTCAGAATTCTAATCTTTTTAGCGGTTCAGCTGCTCAAGTTAGAGATATAATTCAACATTATTCCCATCAAGTTATATTTAAACCCGATTATTCAAGACAAATTCTTTTGTTGCCTTTTAATCCGAGTATAAAAGATAAATTGCATCAAATGAAAAAAGTAATTGAAGACAATGCTGCAACACATAACATTTTAATAATAGGAAGTGACGAGGAGAAATTGGGAATAAAAGGAGTTTATCAAATTAACTATGAAACCCCAAGTAAACTTTTGTCTTCAAGTAATAACTTTTTACTATATTTAAATAACAAATTTTTTAAAATTTAG
- a CDS encoding type I restriction-modification enzyme R subunit C-terminal domain-containing protein: MKPEEEARKQIDQLLESAGWSVQDLKDINLGASLGVAVREVNLKSGPVDYLLFIEREAVGVVEAKPEGTTLSGISEQTDKYIKGIPDNIPHIQEPLPFAYESTGVETFFRDTRDPEPRSRKIFAFHKPEILKDWLSKKDTLRARLKEMPPLITTGLRDCQIESIRNLEKSFTEARPKALIQMASGGGKTYTAVNFVYRLIKFANAKRVLFLVDRSNLGRQTRKEFQSYTTPDDGRKFTELYNVQHLSSNTFDPVSNVCITTIQRLYSMLRGEPDFDPELEEKSVFELAPFQYKSKDVSYNPNIPIETFDFIVVDECHRSIYHLWRQVLEYFDAFLIGLTATPSKQTFGFFNQNLVMEYSHERALADGVNVGYEVYRIQTEITEKGSTIDAGYYVDKRDKLTRKIRWEELDEDLEYNANHLDRAVVTPDQIRTIIKTFKDKLPTEIFPGRTEVPKTLIFAKDDSHAEDIVHIIREEFGKGNDFCKKITYRTTGEKPEDLIASFRNSYNPRIAVTVDMISTGTDIKPLECLIFMRDVKSRVYFEQMKGRGTRTIDSTELNVVTPDALHKTHFIIVDAIGVCENDKTDSRPLERKKSIPFNRLLELVAFGNKDRDTLTSLAGRLARLDREIIEKDKKEIETAVVESGLKPDLTLKKIINNLLDAVDPDKHSEKAKEVFKTEAPTQEQIKKASEELVKSACIPFDIPKIRNTIIDIKQRNEQIIDNISKDRLIFAGHSEQAKEKAKTIIDRFKKFIEENKDELTALQIIYNKSYSTRHITYDQISKLADAIKNPPYYLTTENLWQAYEELEKSKVKSAGPQKLLTNIISLVRFATGESNMLEPFSDIVNFRFNNWLKQQENEGTKFTQEQMEWLKMIKEHIATSMSIEKDIFELAPFYEKGGLVKANELFGDKLDDTMEELNEVLVG; this comes from the coding sequence TTAATCTTAAATCAGGTCCGGTAGATTATCTCTTGTTCATAGAAAGAGAAGCTGTTGGAGTTGTAGAAGCGAAGCCGGAAGGCACTACATTAAGCGGAATATCAGAGCAAACGGATAAATATATAAAAGGCATCCCTGACAATATTCCTCACATTCAGGAACCTCTGCCATTTGCATACGAAAGCACAGGAGTAGAAACTTTTTTCAGGGACACGAGAGACCCCGAACCTCGTTCCAGAAAGATATTTGCATTCCATAAACCCGAAATCTTAAAAGACTGGCTTTCTAAAAAAGATACTCTCAGGGCAAGGTTAAAAGAAATGCCTCCGTTAATAACAACAGGTCTTAGAGATTGCCAAATTGAATCTATCCGTAACCTTGAAAAATCTTTCACGGAAGCAAGACCAAAGGCACTTATACAGATGGCATCAGGCGGTGGGAAAACTTATACTGCCGTGAATTTTGTCTATCGGCTGATAAAGTTTGCTAATGCAAAAAGAGTCCTTTTTCTGGTTGACAGAAGCAACCTTGGACGTCAGACAAGAAAAGAATTCCAGAGTTATACAACTCCCGATGATGGTAGGAAATTTACAGAGCTATATAATGTTCAGCATCTTAGTTCAAATACATTTGACCCGGTAAGTAATGTTTGTATTACGACAATTCAAAGACTCTATTCTATGCTTAGAGGAGAGCCTGATTTTGACCCAGAACTTGAAGAAAAGTCTGTCTTTGAGCTTGCTCCTTTTCAATATAAATCCAAAGATGTTTCGTATAACCCTAACATTCCGATAGAAACTTTTGACTTTATTGTAGTTGATGAATGTCATCGTTCAATATATCATCTATGGCGACAGGTTCTTGAGTATTTTGATGCCTTTCTTATAGGGCTGACCGCAACTCCTTCTAAACAAACATTTGGGTTCTTTAATCAGAATCTTGTTATGGAATACAGCCACGAACGGGCACTCGCAGATGGCGTAAATGTAGGTTATGAAGTGTACCGCATACAGACAGAAATTACTGAAAAAGGTAGCACAATAGACGCGGGTTATTACGTTGATAAACGAGATAAACTTACAAGGAAAATACGCTGGGAAGAATTAGATGAAGACCTTGAATATAATGCTAACCACTTAGACAGGGCTGTGGTTACGCCTGACCAGATAAGAACAATTATAAAGACATTCAAAGATAAATTACCTACCGAGATATTTCCGGGCAGGACAGAAGTTCCGAAAACCCTTATATTTGCCAAAGACGATTCTCATGCGGAAGACATTGTGCATATTATAAGGGAAGAGTTCGGAAAAGGAAATGATTTTTGTAAGAAAATAACTTACAGGACTACAGGCGAGAAGCCGGAAGACCTGATTGCAAGTTTCAGGAATTCGTATAATCCACGCATTGCAGTTACCGTTGATATGATTTCAACGGGAACGGATATAAAACCTCTGGAGTGCCTTATATTTATGAGAGATGTTAAATCAAGGGTCTATTTTGAGCAGATGAAAGGAAGAGGAACGAGAACTATTGATTCTACGGAATTAAACGTTGTTACACCGGATGCCTTGCATAAAACGCATTTTATTATCGTAGATGCCATAGGAGTATGCGAGAACGATAAAACAGACTCTAGACCGCTGGAAAGAAAAAAAAGTATCCCGTTTAATAGACTTCTGGAATTAGTTGCTTTTGGGAATAAAGATAGAGATACATTGACTTCACTTGCAGGAAGACTTGCAAGATTAGATAGAGAAATAATTGAAAAAGATAAGAAAGAAATTGAAACCGCTGTTGTAGAATCAGGTCTCAAACCCGACCTGACATTAAAGAAAATTATTAATAACTTATTAGACGCAGTTGACCCGGATAAACACTCCGAAAAGGCAAAAGAAGTTTTCAAAACAGAAGCTCCAACACAGGAGCAGATAAAAAAAGCTTCGGAAGAATTAGTAAAATCCGCCTGCATACCGTTTGATATTCCCAAAATAAGAAATACTATAATAGATATAAAGCAAAGAAACGAGCAGATTATAGATAATATAAGTAAAGACAGGCTTATATTTGCAGGTCATAGCGAACAGGCAAAAGAAAAAGCAAAAACTATCATAGATAGATTTAAGAAATTTATAGAAGAAAATAAAGACGAACTAACTGCCTTACAGATTATTTATAATAAGTCTTATAGCACACGCCATATTACTTATGACCAAATCAGCAAGCTGGCAGATGCAATTAAAAACCCGCCTTATTACCTGACTACGGAAAATTTATGGCAGGCATATGAAGAACTTGAAAAGTCTAAAGTAAAGAGTGCGGGACCACAAAAGCTTTTGACAAACATTATTTCACTTGTTCGTTTTGCAACCGGAGAAAGCAATATGCTTGAGCCTTTTTCTGATATAGTAAACTTTCGCTTTAATAACTGGCTAAAACAGCAGGAAAACGAGGGAACAAAATTTACACAAGAGCAAATGGAATGGCTTAAAATGATAAAAGAGCATATTGCAACAAGTATGAGTATTGAAAAAGACATATTTGAACTTGCGCCATTTTATGAAAAGGGTGGACTCGTAAAGGCTAATGAGTTATTTGGAGATAAATTAGATGATACGATGGAAGAACTAAACGAGGTACTGGTAGGATGA